Proteins co-encoded in one Bremerella sp. TYQ1 genomic window:
- a CDS encoding ABC transporter substrate-binding protein, giving the protein MHQLRSSWAILIVVSIFLGCNVKDDTYHTGPIDNDPTARTDVKLALNWFPEAEHGGFYAAQLNGYFAEEGLNVEILPGGPGSPVIQQVARGSVEFGVATADQVPLGRAQGANVVATFAAIDQSPRCFLVHEESGIKSLEELKGVTLAMNSGRAFSEYLVKHVPLTDVRVVPYDGSVAAFLRDKNFAQQAYEFSEPFLAKEQGANVRVLPIREIGYNPYASILITSDKLNKENPELVEKMMRACRKGWQDYLKNPQQANKHLESLNPELSPGVLEFGVKAIVPLTNVEEESFGQMTAERWKTLVEQLVEIGLLEKDAVQSEACFQEAS; this is encoded by the coding sequence GTGCACCAATTGCGTTCAAGCTGGGCTATTTTGATCGTCGTTAGCATCTTCTTGGGGTGCAACGTCAAGGACGATACGTACCATACTGGACCGATCGACAACGATCCCACCGCACGGACCGACGTGAAGCTGGCACTCAACTGGTTTCCCGAAGCGGAGCATGGCGGATTTTACGCCGCGCAGCTAAACGGTTATTTCGCGGAAGAAGGCTTGAATGTCGAGATCTTGCCGGGCGGTCCAGGGTCGCCAGTCATTCAACAGGTCGCCCGCGGCTCGGTTGAGTTCGGTGTTGCGACGGCCGATCAGGTTCCTTTGGGACGTGCTCAAGGAGCAAATGTTGTTGCGACGTTCGCAGCGATCGATCAAAGTCCTCGCTGTTTCCTGGTGCATGAAGAGTCGGGCATTAAGTCACTGGAAGAGCTGAAGGGCGTGACGCTGGCGATGAATAGCGGCCGGGCCTTTTCGGAATATCTCGTCAAGCATGTCCCGCTGACCGATGTGCGTGTGGTGCCGTACGACGGAAGTGTCGCGGCATTTTTGCGAGACAAGAACTTCGCGCAACAAGCCTACGAATTCAGTGAGCCGTTTCTGGCAAAAGAGCAGGGGGCAAACGTGCGTGTGCTGCCGATCCGAGAGATTGGTTACAACCCTTACGCCAGCATTTTGATTACTTCGGACAAGCTGAACAAAGAGAATCCTGAGCTAGTCGAAAAGATGATGCGTGCTTGTCGCAAAGGGTGGCAAGACTATCTGAAAAACCCCCAGCAGGCCAACAAACATCTTGAGTCGCTTAACCCAGAGCTTTCGCCGGGCGTATTGGAATTTGGCGTCAAGGCAATCGTTCCGCTAACCAACGTCGAAGAAGAATCATTCGGACAGATGACTGCGGAGCGATGGAAGACGTTGGTTGAACAGCTGGTTGAAATCGGTTTGCTTGAGAAAGACGCCGTCCAGTCGGAAGCATGTTTTCAAGAGGCATCATGA
- a CDS encoding ABC transporter permease codes for MREAPFSWRTIVLPMLVLVIALLLWQAIVMFSGLEPYILPGPGVVAKTMWLKKWDLLGYSLRTGMVAVAGFVISVVLGVVVSLFFSQSSILRQSGYPFAIFFQTVPIVAIAPLVIAIFGYGELSVIVVTTMISLFPIITSTTTGLITIDQGLLDLFRLNKATRWQILWKLQFPGAIRYLLTGMKTSAGLAVVGAIVGEFFAGHTGGHQGLGSFIFISKSQMNTSALFAGTICSTLVGVVVFASISILGRMFLRRWVWEG; via the coding sequence ATGAGAGAAGCACCCTTTTCGTGGCGGACGATCGTTTTGCCGATGTTGGTGTTGGTTATTGCGTTGTTGCTGTGGCAGGCGATCGTGATGTTTAGCGGACTGGAACCGTACATCTTGCCGGGCCCCGGCGTCGTCGCGAAGACGATGTGGCTTAAGAAGTGGGACCTGCTGGGCTATTCGTTACGTACCGGAATGGTGGCCGTCGCTGGGTTCGTTATCTCGGTCGTACTGGGCGTCGTCGTTTCGCTTTTCTTTTCGCAGTCCTCCATCTTGCGGCAAAGTGGCTATCCGTTCGCGATCTTCTTTCAGACGGTACCCATCGTGGCTATCGCGCCACTGGTGATTGCGATCTTCGGATATGGCGAATTGAGTGTGATCGTGGTGACGACGATGATCAGCTTGTTCCCGATTATCACGAGCACGACGACAGGGTTGATCACGATAGATCAAGGTTTGCTCGATCTGTTTCGGCTGAACAAAGCCACACGTTGGCAGATATTGTGGAAGCTGCAGTTTCCCGGCGCGATTCGCTACTTATTGACCGGAATGAAAACGAGTGCGGGGCTGGCAGTCGTTGGGGCGATTGTCGGAGAGTTCTTCGCAGGGCATACCGGCGGTCATCAAGGGCTCGGTTCGTTCATTTTTATCTCCAAGAGTCAAATGAACACGTCGGCACTGTTCGCGGGGACGATATGCAGTACGCTGGTAGGCGTGGTCGTTTTCGCTTCGATTTCAATTCTGGGACGCATGTTCCTGCGTCGCTGGGTTTGGGAAGGTTAG
- a CDS encoding ABC transporter ATP-binding protein, with protein MSAIEIHELEKQFGSDSPVLAVDRLSIAPGEFVSLVGPSGCGKSTLLRLIAGLETPSSGMLQLDESTSAERAFVFQDANLIPWRTARENVRLPLELRGSVSREDHAAIDAAIRMVGLQDADGKKYPRMLSGGMRMRVSLARALVTEPGILLLDEPFAALDDMLRNQLNEQILEIWKRQQWTGLFVTHNVAEAVFLSQRILVMQAHPGRIVADMQVPFAYPRESSLRNDPEFATFCGEVVSTLAGVAVR; from the coding sequence GTGTCTGCCATCGAAATCCATGAACTCGAGAAACAATTCGGCTCGGACTCGCCGGTTTTAGCGGTCGATCGATTGTCGATCGCTCCGGGAGAGTTCGTATCGCTGGTGGGCCCTTCAGGGTGTGGTAAGTCGACACTTTTGCGACTGATTGCCGGATTGGAAACACCGAGCAGTGGGATGCTACAGCTCGACGAATCAACCTCTGCGGAGCGAGCGTTTGTTTTCCAGGACGCGAACCTCATTCCCTGGCGAACTGCCCGAGAAAACGTTCGTCTTCCGTTGGAACTGCGAGGGAGCGTTTCGCGTGAAGATCACGCGGCAATCGATGCTGCGATTCGCATGGTCGGACTGCAAGACGCAGACGGCAAAAAGTACCCGCGAATGCTTAGCGGTGGGATGCGGATGCGTGTCTCGCTGGCGAGGGCACTCGTCACCGAGCCTGGCATTCTTCTATTGGACGAACCATTCGCCGCCTTAGACGACATGCTACGGAATCAACTGAACGAGCAGATCCTCGAAATCTGGAAGCGACAACAATGGACCGGGCTTTTCGTTACCCACAATGTCGCCGAGGCGGTCTTTCTGAGCCAACGCATTTTGGTAATGCAGGCTCACCCAGGACGGATCGTGGCCGATATGCAAGTTCCCTTTGCGTACCCGCGCGAAAGCAGTCTCCGGAACGACCCTGAGTTCGCCACGTTTTGTGGAGAGGTGGTCAGCACGTTAGCAGGAGTGGCCGTGCGATGA
- a CDS encoding DUF1592 domain-containing protein yields the protein MPRIIVIAILSLLTTAIDSSAAEPKQSVPDFSKVQPVLENYCYGCHGYGAEEGGVTLDNLEELSQKDRVAAQESWLAVWRNMRAQTMPPADEDQPSQEERDLVGRWIESKVFRLDPANPDPGRVTIRRLNRDEYRYTIEDLFGYRYKVDENFPPDDTGYGFDTIGDVLSISPLMTEKYFDAAQEIVKEVVPTDGKHDSKYKRVFFDGPPPEDAKEREAYARKILKHFGTKAFRRPISDETLDRLVQIQQHISSQKDRTFEHGIAQSFAAMLISPQFLFRAEIQPEPNNPGKIVPVDEYALASRLSYFLWCSVPDDELMKLASEGKLRENLHAQVDRMLDDPKSDRFIQRFIGQWLQAQDVESISIDARRALGIRDLGDSFRVFSKTVRRAMREETEMLFEYILKENRSVGELLTADYAFLNKPLAKFYGLEEIKGLEDRQLKKVDLPKDSNRGGILTQGTFLVVTSNPTRSSPVKRGLFILDNILGSPPPPAPPDVPALEEVRQRGKKLTMREQMELHRSEALCKSCHARMDPLGLALEKFTYIGQFREEDDGQKIETAGKLITGEEFTNVRELSHVLANERKVDFYRCLTEKMLTFALGRGLEYYDTPTVDTIVDDMLANDGKLRRMIHTLVDSAPFQKRRGDGDLLSSTH from the coding sequence ATGCCACGAATCATAGTAATCGCGATCCTCTCTCTGCTGACCACTGCCATTGATAGCAGTGCTGCCGAACCGAAGCAGTCAGTGCCAGATTTCTCGAAGGTCCAACCCGTCCTCGAGAACTACTGTTATGGCTGTCATGGCTACGGTGCAGAAGAAGGAGGCGTGACACTCGATAACCTGGAAGAGCTTTCCCAGAAAGATCGCGTCGCCGCCCAGGAATCTTGGCTGGCCGTTTGGCGTAACATGCGTGCTCAAACCATGCCTCCCGCTGACGAAGATCAACCGTCGCAGGAAGAGCGTGACCTGGTCGGCCGCTGGATCGAATCGAAAGTGTTTCGCCTCGATCCTGCCAACCCTGATCCCGGACGTGTCACCATCCGTCGCTTGAACCGCGATGAATATCGCTACACGATTGAAGATCTTTTCGGCTATCGATACAAAGTCGACGAGAATTTCCCTCCCGACGATACCGGCTACGGCTTCGATACGATCGGCGATGTCCTTTCGATCTCGCCGCTAATGACTGAAAAGTACTTTGACGCCGCGCAAGAGATCGTCAAGGAAGTCGTTCCGACAGATGGCAAGCACGACTCGAAATACAAGCGAGTCTTTTTCGACGGTCCGCCGCCGGAAGATGCGAAAGAGCGTGAAGCGTATGCTCGCAAGATTCTAAAGCACTTCGGCACCAAAGCATTCCGTCGACCGATTTCGGACGAAACGCTCGATCGCCTGGTACAAATCCAGCAGCACATCAGTTCGCAGAAGGATCGCACCTTCGAGCATGGCATTGCCCAGTCATTTGCAGCGATGCTTATCTCGCCGCAGTTCCTGTTCCGTGCCGAAATTCAGCCAGAACCGAACAACCCCGGCAAGATCGTGCCGGTCGATGAATACGCATTGGCCTCTCGACTTTCCTATTTCCTCTGGTGCTCGGTACCGGATGACGAATTGATGAAGCTCGCCAGCGAAGGCAAGCTCCGAGAGAACCTCCACGCTCAAGTCGATCGTATGCTGGACGACCCGAAATCGGATCGATTCATTCAGCGTTTCATCGGCCAATGGCTGCAAGCTCAGGATGTGGAATCGATCAGCATCGACGCTCGTCGGGCCCTGGGAATTCGAGATCTCGGCGATTCGTTCCGCGTCTTCAGCAAGACGGTTCGCCGTGCGATGCGGGAAGAGACCGAAATGCTCTTCGAGTACATCCTGAAAGAAAACCGCTCGGTTGGCGAATTACTGACGGCCGACTACGCCTTTTTGAACAAGCCGCTGGCGAAGTTCTATGGCTTGGAAGAAATCAAAGGCCTGGAAGATCGCCAGCTGAAGAAAGTCGACTTGCCTAAGGACAGCAACCGAGGTGGGATCCTCACGCAAGGGACATTCCTTGTCGTGACATCAAACCCAACACGATCCTCCCCGGTCAAACGTGGACTGTTCATCCTGGATAACATTCTGGGAAGCCCACCACCTCCGGCTCCGCCCGATGTTCCGGCCCTGGAAGAAGTCCGCCAGCGAGGCAAGAAGCTGACGATGCGAGAACAAATGGAACTGCACCGTAGCGAGGCATTGTGCAAATCGTGCCACGCACGAATGGATCCACTTGGTTTGGCCTTGGAAAAGTTCACCTACATCGGTCAGTTCCGCGAGGAAGACGACGGCCAAAAGATTGAAACGGCCGGCAAATTGATCACCGGTGAAGAGTTCACGAACGTTCGCGAACTCTCCCATGTACTCGCCAACGAACGCAAAGTCGATTTTTATCGCTGTTTGACCGAAAAGATGCTCACCTTCGCCCTTGGGCGGGGTTTGGAGTATTACGACACACCAACAGTCGACACGATTGTTGACGACATGCTTGCCAACGACGGCAAGCTACGTCGCATGATTCATACCCTCGTGGATAGCGCCCCTTTCCAAAAGCGACGTGGCGATGGCGATCTCCTGTCGTCGACCCACTGA
- a CDS encoding DUF1552 domain-containing protein, translating into MKMQPTRRHFLKGLGMAVALPAMESLMPGTAHAAAPKTAMTAAGDPLRSAFLYVPNGVNVNKWFPEGTGQDYKLNATMKPLEKHRSDFQIVSGLAHEHGFANGDGAGDHARAHATYLTGARPKKTAGADIELGISIDQEMAKYVGYETRLPSLELSCDGARKSGSCDSGYSCAYQFNLSWRSQNTPMAAESNPRLVFERLFGRGGADERQQNFDRRMSERRSVLDFVMGETKQMSKQLGRNDVQKLDEYLTGVREIEQRIENAEKFRDLPEIEMEAPAGIPKEYADHIRLMFDLLALSFQTDSTRVASFMLAHDGSNRNFRDIGVPEGHHSLSHHQNNEEKLAKIAKIDHFYIQQFAYFIDKLKSMKDPSGASVLDNSMIVYGSGLSDGNRHRHDNLPIILAGKGGGTLQTNRHLQLDAKERTPMANMFVTMMNRMGIQDADFGDSTGKLDII; encoded by the coding sequence ATGAAAATGCAACCCACCCGCCGCCATTTCCTCAAAGGACTCGGTATGGCCGTGGCTTTGCCAGCCATGGAAAGCCTGATGCCAGGAACGGCCCATGCGGCTGCACCTAAGACGGCAATGACCGCTGCTGGCGATCCACTTCGCTCGGCGTTCCTGTACGTCCCTAATGGCGTGAACGTGAACAAATGGTTCCCAGAAGGGACCGGCCAAGACTACAAACTAAACGCCACGATGAAGCCTCTGGAAAAGCATCGTAGCGACTTCCAGATCGTCAGCGGTTTGGCCCACGAACATGGTTTTGCCAACGGCGACGGAGCTGGCGACCATGCCCGTGCACATGCCACTTATCTGACCGGAGCACGTCCGAAGAAGACGGCCGGAGCGGATATCGAGCTCGGTATTTCTATCGATCAGGAAATGGCCAAGTACGTCGGCTACGAAACCCGTTTGCCATCGCTGGAGCTTTCCTGTGATGGGGCTCGTAAGTCAGGCTCGTGCGATTCTGGTTACTCGTGCGCTTATCAGTTCAACTTGTCGTGGCGTAGCCAAAACACGCCGATGGCAGCCGAGTCGAACCCACGACTCGTCTTCGAACGTCTCTTTGGTCGTGGCGGTGCCGACGAACGTCAACAGAACTTCGATCGCCGCATGTCCGAACGTCGCTCGGTGCTCGACTTTGTGATGGGCGAAACCAAGCAAATGTCGAAGCAGCTCGGTCGCAACGACGTTCAGAAGCTTGACGAATACCTGACCGGCGTTCGTGAGATCGAACAACGTATCGAAAACGCGGAGAAGTTCCGGGACCTGCCTGAAATCGAAATGGAAGCTCCGGCTGGCATTCCTAAGGAATATGCCGACCACATCCGCTTGATGTTCGATCTGCTCGCATTGTCGTTCCAGACCGATTCGACCCGCGTCGCATCGTTTATGCTCGCCCATGACGGAAGCAATCGCAACTTCCGCGACATCGGCGTGCCGGAAGGACATCACAGCCTTTCGCATCACCAGAACAACGAAGAGAAGCTGGCTAAGATCGCCAAGATCGACCACTTCTACATTCAGCAGTTCGCCTACTTCATCGACAAGCTTAAATCGATGAAAGACCCTTCCGGAGCATCGGTCCTCGATAACTCGATGATCGTCTACGGTAGCGGTCTTTCCGACGGCAATCGCCATCGCCACGACAACCTACCGATCATTTTGGCTGGTAAGGGTGGCGGTACGCTGCAGACCAATCGCCACTTGCAGCTCGATGCAAAAGAACGCACCCCGATGGCCAATATGTTCGTCACGATGATGAACCGCATGGGTATCCAGGATGCCGACTTCGGCGACTCGACCGGCAAGCTAGATATCATCTAA